The DNA segment AAGAGCATGTGGTCAAGCGGCTTGTCGACCTGGCCCAAGAGCGTCAGGTGATTATTTTCACTCACAGGCTGTCTTTGGTGGCTCAGGTCGAGTCATTGGTGAAAAAGTTACAAGACAAGGCCAAGCTAGCAAAAAAGCCGATACCAATCGAACTCAACTCGCTTTCTCTCCGCCGCCTAGGCAAGACAGTCGGACTAATAGCCGACATCAATATCAGAGACGCCAAGCCGGATAAGGCCCTGAATCGCATTCGTAACGAGTCGTTGAAGCAACTTCGGAAGCTGCACGATGACGCGGATGTGGCAGGGTACGAGGAAAAGGTAAAAGGTATATGTAGCGACGTCCGAATCCTCGTCGAGCGGTGCGTTGAGACGGTACTTCTGAACGATGTATTGGTTAGGTTTCGGCGCAGTGTAACAACACAGAACAGAATCAGTACGCTCTCGAAGATTCAACCGGATGACTGCGCCCTGATCGACGACCTAATGACACGCTATTCGGTCTTCGAGCATTCGCAATCTACCGAGCTTCCCGCCGAATGTCCGGATATCGATGTGTTGGAGAAGGACGTTGACGTGATGATTGCATGGATTAAGGAGTTCACGGAAAGGCCGGTCCAATAAAGCTGGTTTGGTCCGGCGATTGGCCACGTGCACGGAGAGTCGCTTCAAGGGCAATGCGATTGCCGTCCCGGACCACTGAACACCTTTGATAGCTCGAGCGATGTTGCCCGAACTTCTGTCGCATATCACGGACGGGCCAGTAGTCGAGCTCTACGGAGAGGTGACACGCGCATAGTTTGCCCGGGTCGACAATGAACGTCGCGGTTCGATGTCGGCCCATGTCAGGTCGAGTCGAACGCACCATAGGCTGGCAACGCTCCGCCGGTCAGTGTCGGCTGCCGTGCTTCTAATAGAGGTAGTGGCTTCTCTTGTTGAATTCGAACATGGACTTCAACCCGTCACCTGTGGTTGTCGACTTTTCAAAACCGTTCAGTTCAATCCCCAAATACTCGGCCCACTGAACTTTCTTCTTGAACTCTTGAACTCTTTCCATTTGTCGTTCTTCGCAGCCAAATCGATGAATTGCATCAACAGAAGGGTTTGATGTGCTCCAGCGCAATATTCGGCTCGATTGAAGGCTTCTTCGGCGTATGGGTGGGCTTTCTGGTAGTCCTTCTCTCAATAGTAGCGCGTGCTATTCAACCAGGAGGTCATCCACGGCAACGTCGCGGACATCCCTGAACCTTCCAATCTCGTGGCATATGCTTGAATCTTCTCGGCACTCAGGTCTCTGTCTTTTTGCAGGATGATTCCCTACATGAGCAGTTCGCCGAACTCATCCGGTGGGGATGGCGCTGCCGCGATGGCATACGCGCGCACCGCCGCGAGATCCTTCGCGGTGTAGCCGTAGGTGAGCGTGAGATTTTCAGCCACGCTTGCCTCGGATCGACTTTGGGCCGCCCGGTGGCCGCGGGCGGAATCCGGACAGCACACCGTTCGCTTCTGCCAGGAGATCGTCACTGAACGCGAAGGCGATCTGGGTGAATGCTGCGCGGGCCGCACCAAGCATCGTGGCCAGTTGCACATCGGACGCGGACTCGCCCCATAAGACGCGCTGAACCAGCGCCACACCTCCATGTTGCGCGACCAAGCGCAGTGCGTAACCGAGCGATGCGTTGGTCAGAATCTCGTTGCCGTACGTATCAGCAAGCGCCGTGAGAATGGCCAGCTCGACGCGGTCGGGCCGTCGAGGAACGCGTGGTCGCTCACCCCGCCGAGCCGCGGCGCTCGTAATCTCATCGTCCATCAGTTCGCCCATCAGGCGACTGGCCGAATTTAAGGCGGCAGGCCCGTCCCCTGCCCGGAATGCCGAAATGGCGTCATCCAGGCGCAGGACGATGCGCGCGGTGACCGGATCGAGCGGTGCGTCCTTGTCTGGCGGGACTGCGGGCGGGGTCTGGGTCATGGAAACTCAGGGTCTGCGAAGAAGCGCGATGGGAAAATGCCCTATTTTACCCTTCAAATGCAATCCCGATAATAAAAGTTATCAGGATTACTAACTATCAATGAAACACACATTCATCTCTTCTTTGATGCATTTTTAAGAGCTTTGATGCCTCCGAAAAATCTTTCCTTCGATATACGGCTTGTAAAATCCCGTTGCTTCGCTGGATTTACGATCGCCATTACCTTTTCGATTTCCTCATTGCGTCTGACACCACGTCAGGGATTGTGACCGCCCTCAACGTTTGTGCATGCTCATCACGGCCGGTCGTGAACGTTTGGTAAGCGGCCAGACCGCTGCAGAATCGACTGCTACCGATGCACCGCCGCCTTCGCGTTCGACTGCTTACTGCGCCGTATTACCCTTTTCAGCAAAAAAGATTGATGACAAATAAACCTTGATTTAGGAAACGATCACTTCCATACTAAATGCATGAACACGCAAACGAATCCTACTGCCGCCGGTCCGAAACAGACCCAACTGTCACGCGATCCCAATTTCATAACCGGGGCCGATGGTCTGATCGCAGTCGACAAGATCGCCAACAAGATCCTGTTCCTAGATCCCTCGACCTATGAGACGGTATTGACGCTTTCAGGGTTTGCGCCGCGCGTCCACGAAATCGCTGTGTCGGCTGACCGAAAGACCGCTTACGTTCCAATCTATGGAGACGGCAAACATGGCGATAATCCAAACCCCGGCCACCTCATCGCCGTGTTCGATCTCCAGGCCCGTCGCCATATAGGCGATATCAGCACTGCGCCCTATCTCGCGCCCCACGGCCTTCGCTGGGGCCGCGAAGGCGAGTTGTATTGTGTCTGCGAGAACAGCGGTGTCGTGCTGGATCTGGATGTCGGGTCCTGGGAAATACGAGACGTCATCGAAGTCGGCTCCAATAAAGCACACCGTATTGAGGTACTGCCCAACGGCACCAAGCTCTACACAGAGAACGAAGAAGATGCATTTGCGTCGGTCATTGACCTCAAAGCGCGGAAGCGCGTCGGCAGCATTGCGGCGCCGGGTGGCCTAGCCGGTATCGGACTGTCACCGGACGGCCGAACGGTAATCCTGGTGAATGCAACTACGCCGCAGATCCTCGTTGTGGACACTTCAACTGATGTCGTAACCCGAACGATTGCGCTCGACGGGCACGCCAAACCCGCGCAAATCGCCCGATACAGTCCCGATGGCAGGTACCTCGTCGTCACGAGTTTCGAGGAACCGCTGGCAACGATTTTCGACGCCGATCTCGGGCGTCAGCGCATCGTCCATGTCGGCAATGGACCGATGAACATGGCGTTTCACGCAGACTGCAAGACGGTTCTTATTGCTAACCAGAATGAAGGTTCGCTTTGCATCGTCGATCTTGACGCAGCAGAAGTGCTGCGCTCCATGCCCGTTGGCGAAGGCGTCGAGACCTTGTCGTTTTTCTAGGAGCGATCATGAACGAATGGATCCACCGTGCCGTTGCGCAGACGTTCGACGTCGATGGCTTCCAGTTCGATAGCGGGAAGTGCATGAACGTGCGTCTTTACTGCCGAACGCTCGGATCCCGTGCCCCGTCGGGCGACAATGTGGTACTCATGCTTCACGGCACATCAGGCAGCGGCGTACAGTTCCTCCAATCGGAAACGGCTGACGCTCTGTTCGGCCCGAGTCAGCCGCTCGACCTGGCGACGCATTTCGTTATCCTGCCAGACGCCATCGGCCACGGACATTCGAGCAAGCCGAGCGATGGGTTAGGCGCGCGCTTTCCGAAGTACACCTACGGCGATCTTGTCCGAGCTCAGCACGTCTTGGTGACGCAATACCTTGGCGTCAATCGCTTGCGTCTCGTATTGGGGACGAGCATGGGCGGGATGCAGACGTGGATGTGGGGCCAAGCCTATCCAAACATGATGAGCGCGCTCATGCCCATTGCAAGCCTGCCAGAGAAGCTGACCGGCCGAAATTTGCTGATGCGGCGCATCATGCTGTCGATGATCCGGCCGGATACGGCCGCCGGGCACGCGGAATTGGGTGCGGCTTGGAACCTCTTCGCACTGCTTGTGGACAGTCCAGTGCGCCTAGCACAGCAGTTTGACAACGTTGCCGCCGCCGACGAACACATTCGAACCGTCGCCGCCACCGCAATCAACACGCAGGACGTCAATGACATGATATGGGAGTTCGACGCGTCGTGGGATTACGACCCGGCGTCGCAGTTAGGGAAAATCACGGCGCCGCTGCTGGCTGTAAATTTCGCCGATGACGAGCTTAATCCTCCTACGCTCGGTGTGCTGGAGCGGGCCATTTTGAACGTTCCGAGCGGTCGCGCCGTTACGATCGAACCTGGACCTGGCTCGAGGGGGCACCAGAACTTACGGGACGGGCGGTTGTGGGCACCGTTCGTCGCCGAGCTTATGAGGATCTCTGCTTGTGCTGGTCGGGTGTCGGTATGAGGATGGGCGTCAACACCTACCTATGGACCAATCGTTTCGCTGCCGCAGACCTGGGCCTTATTGAGCACCTGAAAGGCTTGGGTGCAGATGGAATAGAGTTCGCGCGTTCTGGCTTCGACGGTTTCCCGGCGGACGACATCCGGGCCGAATTAGAGCGTCTGGATATGGGCTGCACACTCTGCACGGCCCCCCCGGAACCGGAACTTAGCATCATCCATCCGTCTGCCAAAGCCCGTGCCGATGGGCTGGACTATTTGCGCGAAGCAGTCACTATGGCGGCACGCATTGGGGCAAGGGTCGTGGCAGGCTTGCTTTACGCGAAAGTCGGCTGGTTCACCGGCGAACGACGGACATCTCAAGAGTGGGCCTGGGCGGTCGCCGCTTTCACGGCATTAAAGCCCGACCTTGATCGGCTGGAGGTCACCTTGGCGATCGAACCCGTGAACCGCTGGGAGACATTCTTTCTCAACACCGCCGCTGACGGGACAGCGCTCTGCAACGCGATCGACGACGAACGGATAGGACTGCTCTTGGACAGCGCGCATATGATCATCGAGGAGAAGAATCAGGCTGCGACTTTGCGAAGTGCCGCTCGAAGGCTTCGACACGTGCACGTAGCTGAAAACGATAGGGGGACGCCCGGCACCGGCCAGACAGACTGGACGGCGTTCATGACGGCGCTTCGCGACGTCAGCTACGATGGCTGGTGTGTGATTGAAAGCTTCGCTTGGAACCAGCCCGGTCTCGCTGCGACAACCCGTTCCTGGCGCGATCTGGCAGCGTCACCGGACGATTTGGTTAGGGATGGCCTCACGTTTTTACGCGCGACGTATGCGAGCGCTGCAAAGAGCGAACAGACACCATAATGTCTTTTATCAATCCCGTGTTCTTATTGTCGGCCGGCCGTTTTCTTGTCGGCGTTCTCTTCGTGATTGGTGGCATACACCACTTCTTTGTCCTACCCACCATGACGCAGAAGATTGCCGAGCGGGGCGTGCCCTTTCCGACGGCAACTCTCCTCGCCGGCTCGATGTTCGAGATGCTCGCCGGGATCGCTATCATTGTCAGGTGGCACGCTCCACTTGCTGCAATTGCCTTGATCCTCTTTACGATTGCAAGTTCGTGCATGTTGATGAACACCTGGGCCTTGACCGGTGAAAAACGCATGTCCGCAATCGACGGATGGACATCTAATCTTGGCGTGATCGGCGGATTGGCGTTCGTTGCAGGGCTGACCTAGGTGTCCACACGATGCAACCCCAGTGAGACGAGCGTGATGTCGGCGCTCGCGCTCGCGGGCGGGATGGCGTTTTTGGCGGGTGCGACGGACGTGTATGGCTTCGTCGAGCTTCACGGTCTTTACGTATCATTCATGAGCGGCAATACGACGATGCTCGGCATGTTACTGGGCAGTCACGATTTCGCGCGCTCAGTCGACATTGCCATGCTGGTCGGACTTTTCGTTCTCGGAGCCGCAGGCGGAGAAGCTTTGTTCAATATCTCCGGGAATCATCGTACCGCTGCGGTAGTTTCAGCGGTATCGGCAATGCTCTGCATACCAGTGGCTCAACCGCACGTGGCAAGCTTGGCGTTCGTGCCGGCGATGGGTGCGTTGAATGCGGCGTTGACAAAGGTCAACGGGATGAGCGTGAGCCTGACCTATGTAACTGGTGCACTTATCAAGTTCGGACAGGGGATCGGCAATTGGGTGACTGGCAGGCGCGCCGACTTGTCTTGGACTCTTCAGGCACCTTTGTGGGCGAGTTTGCTCGCGGGCTCGTGCACTGCAGCAGCTTTGCAACATCTCGACATTCATCGACCGTGGCCTTTACCTATCATCGGATCGTTGCTCGCGATGGCTGCATTGAGATGGGAACCGCTGCGGGCCGGCTTCGATTAAACGAAGCAGTAGTACTAACGGACGCTAAATTATTAAAGTCGACCTTCCTCAATAACTTGGAATAGCATCTATCAGCATGGATAATACGTTGGAAATTGGACGTCGCGGCCCTGGTCGGCCACGGCAGTTTGATATGAATGCTGCCTTGGACGCGGCACTGCTCGTTTTTCGAGAGCGCGGATATCACGCTGCGTCGCTAACGGAGTTGGGCTCGGCCATGGGTCTTACCGCTGGCAGCATCTACAAGGCGTTCAGTGACAAGCGGGCGATCTTCCTTGCCGCCTTTGTTCGCTATACCGATGTCCGTAGTGCGCATCTGCGAGGTTTGCTCGATGCTCAGCAAAGCGGAGAGGAAAAGCTTCGTGCCATGCTTCTTTTTTACGCTGAGTCGTCACAAGGTATTGAAGGTCGACGGGGTTGTTTGGTGGTAGCGAGCGCTACCGAAATCGCCCTGTTTGACGAAGAAATGACAGCGCGCGTGACGCGATCATTGCAGCGAGTGGAAGCGCTCTTTCGAGACATTATAAAGCTCGGCCAATCCGATAAATCTATCGCGGCCGAAATTGATCCTGACACGTCGGCACGCATCCTTCTGTGTCTCGTGCAGGGATTTCGGGTAGTTGGCAAAATTGGTCAGACTCCCGCCGAGGTAACAGCCGCGGTTGACCAAACTATGCGATTGCTCGCTAAATGAGGGCAAAGTTGGAAACGGTCAGTTGCATGCATCACGACACGTCAAAACCACCGGTTCGCACAATCTTTTTCTTCGCGATCACGCGCGGACTTGTCGGAGCGAGATCTACCAGGCGCAGGCCCTCCCAGCCGATTCACGTGAAGTTGCAATCGTCTGCGCGAACAGGCACCCAAACATTGTCACGACGCCGATAGGCTCCTGCTTGCCATTCTTCATGTCTTTTGGCGATCCGAGAGAATCAACCCTTGGAACGCTCCCTCCGATGCGTCGCCATACTGCAAACACGGCGGCCAGTTTCTTTCGATGGCCGCCTCCACGTTGACGCGGGGCTGGTCTTCCTCCTCTTTATGACCAATTTTTGGAGCGTCGCTCATGACCGAACCGCAATTGTCGTCACCGCCCACCAGGCCGATTCAGGCCACTCCCGCTTCTCGGCCCGATCCCGACCTTGACGGCTTCGAACATGGCTTTCAAACTGTCGATGGCATCCGGATTCACTACGTCTCGGGCGGCAAAGCGGACGGACCCGTGGTCGTCCTCCTCGCTGGCTTTCCCGAAAGCTGGTTTGCGTGGCGAAAGGTAATGCCACTGCTCGGCGGGACCTACCGTGTCATCGCACCGGACCTGCCCGGACAAGGCGATTCGGACCGACCTGCCGATGGTTACGATACGGAAACGTTAGCCGTTCGCGTGCACGGGCTGCTTCAGCAACTCGGGATAACCAACTGCAACCTGGTGGGCCACGATGTTGGCGCATGGGTTGCGTATCCCTACGCGGCATTGTTCAGCGAGCAAGTGCGGCGCTTGGCCCTATTGGATGCCGGCATTCCAGGCATCACGCTGCCGGACGCCCTGCCGATCGCGCCGGATCAAGCTTGGCGCACTTGGCATTTCGCCTTTCATGGCATACCTGATTTGCCCGAAGCCTTGATCAGCGGCCGCGAGCGCGTGTACCTCGATTGGTTTCTGCGCCGCAAAACAGCGAATCCTGAGACCTTCACGGACGCCGACCTCACCGAGTATCTCAGGATCTTCAAGAAAGACGGCGGGCTTCGCGCCGGGCTCGCCTACTACCGCGCCGCAGCGGTTTCGGCTCGACAGAACCGAGAGCAAGCAACCAAGGGGAAGCTCAAAATGCCGCTCCTAGCACTTGGCTCCGATCAAGGATCCATCGCCGATATGGCGGCGCCGCTTCGTGCATTCGCCGATGACGTGCGCGGGATCGTCGTGCCGTTCTGCGGACATTTCCTGCCTGAGGAACAGCCAGAAGCAGTAACTAGAGAACTTTTGGCCTTTCTTGGTGAAGCTGACGAAAAAGTTTAATGACTTTCAGGACCATGCGTATGTAATGGAATTGAATCCTGACCCCAAGGCGTCTGAGCACACAAAACCTAGGCCAGTGATGTCAGCAATCAGAACCGCTCGCCGACCATTTCCTCGCTTTTGATCCACAGCGCTTTTGCATGCTCGGGATCTAGAGCGTAGGTCCTGACACCGAAAGCGTCCGCGGGGCGGTTGTTCACGGCAGCGACGTGACAGTCTTCGCAATAGAGGCCGCCGACCTCGTCGGCAGCCGCGACGAAACCTGCCCACACCGATGTTGCCGCACCCTGTTCGACGGTTTTCCATTGGAAGGCAGAGGCGGCAGCCGGCTGCTTTTCGATCATTTTGCG comes from the Burkholderia sp. PAMC 26561 genome and includes:
- a CDS encoding YncE family protein, which produces MNTQTNPTAAGPKQTQLSRDPNFITGADGLIAVDKIANKILFLDPSTYETVLTLSGFAPRVHEIAVSADRKTAYVPIYGDGKHGDNPNPGHLIAVFDLQARRHIGDISTAPYLAPHGLRWGREGELYCVCENSGVVLDLDVGSWEIRDVIEVGSNKAHRIEVLPNGTKLYTENEEDAFASVIDLKARKRVGSIAAPGGLAGIGLSPDGRTVILVNATTPQILVVDTSTDVVTRTIALDGHAKPAQIARYSPDGRYLVVTSFEEPLATIFDADLGRQRIVHVGNGPMNMAFHADCKTVLIANQNEGSLCIVDLDAAEVLRSMPVGEGVETLSFF
- a CDS encoding alpha/beta fold hydrolase yields the protein MNEWIHRAVAQTFDVDGFQFDSGKCMNVRLYCRTLGSRAPSGDNVVLMLHGTSGSGVQFLQSETADALFGPSQPLDLATHFVILPDAIGHGHSSKPSDGLGARFPKYTYGDLVRAQHVLVTQYLGVNRLRLVLGTSMGGMQTWMWGQAYPNMMSALMPIASLPEKLTGRNLLMRRIMLSMIRPDTAAGHAELGAAWNLFALLVDSPVRLAQQFDNVAAADEHIRTVAATAINTQDVNDMIWEFDASWDYDPASQLGKITAPLLAVNFADDELNPPTLGVLERAILNVPSGRAVTIEPGPGSRGHQNLRDGRLWAPFVAELMRISACAGRVSV
- a CDS encoding sugar phosphate isomerase/epimerase family protein, which gives rise to MGVNTYLWTNRFAAADLGLIEHLKGLGADGIEFARSGFDGFPADDIRAELERLDMGCTLCTAPPEPELSIIHPSAKARADGLDYLREAVTMAARIGARVVAGLLYAKVGWFTGERRTSQEWAWAVAAFTALKPDLDRLEVTLAIEPVNRWETFFLNTAADGTALCNAIDDERIGLLLDSAHMIIEEKNQAATLRSAARRLRHVHVAENDRGTPGTGQTDWTAFMTALRDVSYDGWCVIESFAWNQPGLAATTRSWRDLAASPDDLVRDGLTFLRATYASAAKSEQTP
- a CDS encoding DoxX family protein, whose amino-acid sequence is MSFINPVFLLSAGRFLVGVLFVIGGIHHFFVLPTMTQKIAERGVPFPTATLLAGSMFEMLAGIAIIVRWHAPLAAIALILFTIASSCMLMNTWALTGEKRMSAIDGWTSNLGVIGGLAFVAGLT
- a CDS encoding YoaK family protein, with the translated sequence MSTRCNPSETSVMSALALAGGMAFLAGATDVYGFVELHGLYVSFMSGNTTMLGMLLGSHDFARSVDIAMLVGLFVLGAAGGEALFNISGNHRTAAVVSAVSAMLCIPVAQPHVASLAFVPAMGALNAALTKVNGMSVSLTYVTGALIKFGQGIGNWVTGRRADLSWTLQAPLWASLLAGSCTAAALQHLDIHRPWPLPIIGSLLAMAALRWEPLRAGFD
- a CDS encoding TetR/AcrR family transcriptional regulator gives rise to the protein MDNTLEIGRRGPGRPRQFDMNAALDAALLVFRERGYHAASLTELGSAMGLTAGSIYKAFSDKRAIFLAAFVRYTDVRSAHLRGLLDAQQSGEEKLRAMLLFYAESSQGIEGRRGCLVVASATEIALFDEEMTARVTRSLQRVEALFRDIIKLGQSDKSIAAEIDPDTSARILLCLVQGFRVVGKIGQTPAEVTAAVDQTMRLLAK
- a CDS encoding alpha/beta fold hydrolase, translated to MTEPQLSSPPTRPIQATPASRPDPDLDGFEHGFQTVDGIRIHYVSGGKADGPVVVLLAGFPESWFAWRKVMPLLGGTYRVIAPDLPGQGDSDRPADGYDTETLAVRVHGLLQQLGITNCNLVGHDVGAWVAYPYAALFSEQVRRLALLDAGIPGITLPDALPIAPDQAWRTWHFAFHGIPDLPEALISGRERVYLDWFLRRKTANPETFTDADLTEYLRIFKKDGGLRAGLAYYRAAAVSARQNREQATKGKLKMPLLALGSDQGSIADMAAPLRAFADDVRGIVVPFCGHFLPEEQPEAVTRELLAFLGEADEKV